TACACGCCGCCGGGCGCGGTGCACCCGCTCACGCGCGTGCTCGACGAGATCATCTCGATCTTCGCCGGCCTCGGCTTCTCGGTGGCGGAGGGGCCCGAGGCGGAGACCGACTACTACAACTTCAGCGCGCTCAACTTCCCCGACGACCATCCCGCACGCGACATGCAGGACACGCTGCACCTCGCGGGGGGCGCGCTGCTGCGCACCCATACCTCACCCGTGCAGATCCGGACCATGCTGGGTCGGAAGCCGCCGGTGCGCACGATCTCGCCGGGCAAGGTCTATCGCCGCGACCTGACCGACGCCACCCACTCGCCGATGTTCCACCAGGTCGAGGGGTTGGCGGTGGACCGCCACATCACCATGGCCGACCTCAAGGCCACGCTCGAGCTCTTCGCGAAGCAGATGTTCGGCGCGCGCTCGCGGCTGCGCTTCCGGCCGTCGTTCTTCCCCTTCACCGAGCCCTCGGCGGAGGCGGACGTGCTCTGCTTCAAGTGCGGCGGCGACGGCTGCCGCTTCTGCAAGCAGGGGGGCTGGCTCGAGATCCTGGGCTCGGGCATGGTGCATCCCAACGTGCTCCGCAACGTGGGCTACGATCCCGAGGAGGTCACCGGCTGGGCCTTCGGCATGGGTGTCGAGCGTATCGCGATCCTCAAGTACGAGGTGGACGACATCCGCCTGTTCTTCGAAAACGACCTGCGCTTCCTCGGCCAGTTCGCCCCCGTCACGGTGGCCGCGCCATGAAGATCTCCTACCGCTGGCTGCGCGAGTACGTGGACACGGATCTGCCGCCCGCCGTCCTCGCCGACCGGCTCACCAATGCCGGCATCCCGGTGGAGGGGGTGACCCCCCTCGTTGAAGGGCTCGGGGGCGTGGTGGTGGCCGAGATCGAGTCCATCGAGCGCGAAGTTCCCGGGGCGGGCGGCCACGTCAACCGCCTGTGCCGCGTGGCGCTGCCCGATCGCACGCTGTCGGTGCTCTGCGGCGCGCCCAACGCCGTCGTCGGCCTCCGCACCGCGCTGGCCCCGCCCGGCGCCACCCTGCCTGGCGGGCGGGCGATCGGCGTCGCCACCATTCGTGGCACGCGCTCCGAGGGCATGCTGTGCTCGGAGAAGGAGCTGGGCATCGGGGACGACGGGGACGGCATCCTCGCCCTGCCCGCGGATGCGCCCCTCGGCACGGACCTCGTCACCTATCTCGGGCTCGACGACACCATCTTCGAGATCGAGATCACGCCGAACCGGCCCGACGCGCTCTCCATCGTGGGCGTGGCGCGCGAGGTCGCGGCAGTCACCGGCGCGCCCTTCCGCTTCCCCCAGGTCGCGGTGAAGGAGAGCGAGCCCGAGGCGGCGGCGCTGGCGACGGTGGAGATCGCCGATCCCGATCTGTGCCCCCGCTACGCGGCGCGGGTGATCACCGGGCTCACGGTGAAGCCCTCGCCGCCATGGCTGGCGCAGCGCCTACGCGCGGTGGGCCTCCGCCCCATCAACAACGTGGTGGACGTCACGAACTACGTCATGTGGGAGCTGGGCCAGGCGCTGCACGCCTTCGACCACGCCGCGCTCGACGGCGCCCGCATCGTCGTGCGCCGCGCGCGGCCCGGCGAGCGCATCACGACGCTGGACGGCCGGACCCGTGCGCTGAGCCCGGACATGCTGGTGATCGCGGACGCCGGGCGCCCGGTGGGGCTCGCGGGCGTGATGGGCGGCGGCGACAGCGAGGTGCGCTCGGAGACGACCACCGTGCTCCTCGAGGCCGCCTGCTTCAACGGCGCGTCCGTCCGCCGGACGTCGCGCGCGCTCGGGCTCGCCACCGACGCCGCCTATCGTTTCGAGCGCGGCAGCGACATCGAGGCCGTGATCCCCGCGGTGAACCGCGCCGCGCTGCTCATGGCGGACCTGGGCGGCGGCACGGTGGCGCGCGGCGTGATCGACGTGTACCCGGCGCCGCGGGCGCACTCGCGCATCGCGCTGCGGCTCGAGCGGGTCGAGCGCGTGGTCGGCGCGGTCCCGCCGCGCGCGGAGGTCATTCGCATCCTCCAGGCCCTGGGCTTCGCGGTCGATGATTCCGGACCCGTGCTCCAGGTGGTGGTGCCGAGCTTCCGGCGCGACATCGTCCAGGAGGACGATCTCGTCGAGGAGATCGTGCGCATCTGGGGCTACGACAAGATCCCGCAGCAGCTCGCCCCCGCCGGCGAGCTGTCGCCGGTGACACGGCCCGCCGATCAGCTCCTCGCCGAGCGGGCGGGCGGCGCGCTCGTCGACGCGGGCCTGTCGGAGTGCATCACGTACTCGTTCCTCGATCCTGCGCGCCTCAAGGCGCTGGGGTGGGACGATCCCGGCCGCCTCGTCGCCCTGCTCAACCCGCTCTCCGCGGAGCGGTCGATCATGCGGCCGTCCCTGGTGCCGGGCCTGCTCGAGGTGCTCGCGACCAACGCTCATCGCCAGCGGCCCGACGTGCGCGTGTTCGAGACCGGCGTCACCTTCGCTCCCCACCGCGAGCACGACGGCGACCGGCCGATGCACGAGGAGCTGTGGCTGGGCGTGGCGCTCACCGGCCAGCGCGCGGCCCGCGCGTGGCATGCGTCCCGCGAGCGCGTCGATCTCTACGACGCCAAGGGCATGGCCGAGCTCGTCCTCGCCACCGCGGGCGTGACCGGGGCCGTCACCGAGCCGTGGCCGGCGGGCGAGGAGCCGGGGTATTTCGAGCCGGGCCGCGCCGCGCGGCTCCTCGTCGACGGGGCGGAGATCGCGCGCTTCGGCGAGGTGGCCCACCGGGCCCGCGAGGTCTTCGACCTCGCCGCGCCGGTCTTCGTGGCCGAGGTCTCACTGTCCGCGCTCGTCGCGCGGGCGCCCGCGGTGCCGCGCTTTATCCCGCTGCCGCGCTTCCCCGCCGTGCAGCGTGACCTGGCCCTCGTCGTCGGCGACGACGTCACGGTGGCGCAGGTGGAGGCGGCCATCCGCAGCCTGGCCGTCGCATGGCTGGTCGACCTCGCCCTCTTCGACGTGTACAGCGGGAGCCAGGTAGGGCCGGGAAAGCGGAGTCTTGCGTGGAGTCTCACCTATCAGGCCGTCGACCGCACGCTGACGGACGCGGAGGTCAACGAGGCGCACGGGCGCCTCGTTCGCGAGCTGGCCGCGCGCTTCGGCGCCGAGGTTCGGGGGGCCTGATGGCCGACACGCTGGCGCAGCGCCTCGAGATGCTGGAGGCGGCGATCAAGCGCGCGACCGCGCAGATCGAGCGGCTCCGCGCGGAGCGCGACACCCTCAAGACGCGGCTGGAGTCCTACGAGGCGGAGCGCGCCGAGCTCCGGGCGCTCAAGCAGGAACGGAAGGACATCGTGACCCAGATGGACGCGATCCTCCGGGAGCTGGACAAGCTCGATCTCTAGGAGGCCCCGGCATGGCCGAGCCCAGACGCGTCGACGTGGAGATCCTCGGGCAGCGCTATGCGATCCGTAGCGAGGCGCCGCCGGACTATGTCCGCCAGCTTGTCGCCTATGTGGAGAAGCGGGTGCAGGAGATCCGAGGCGACGCGCCGGGGCAGGATACGACCAAGGTGCTCGTCCTCACCGCCCTCGACATCACCGACGAGCTGTTCCGCCTGCGCGACGAGCAGGGCAAGGGCGACATCGACGTCACCGCGCGCCTGGGCCAGCTGATCAAGCTCCTGGACGCCGTGGTCCCGCCGTCGCGCTAAGGCTCCGCCATGGCCCATCTGCTCTGCCACGCGGAGCCCGACACGCTGATCCTGGACACCGACGTGCTCGACGCCCAGCCCGGCCGCGTTCTCCTGAAGCGCTCGCCCTTCTATCCCGGCGGCGGCGGCCAGCCTCCGGATCGGGGCGCGCTCGAGTGGAACGGGGGCGTGACCGCCGTGAAGGGCTTCGAGCCGGGCATCGAGGGGGTCTGGCATCTCCTTGCCGACGAGGTCGAGCTGACCGGCCCGATCCGCGCCACCGTGGACCCGGCGTTCCGCCGCCTGATGCGCTCGGTGCACACGGATACGCACATCCTCAATGCCTTCGTCTTTCGCGCCTTCAATGGGGCGCTGGTCACCGGCGTCCAGATCGGGGAGGACGGCACCGCCCGGATGGACTTCGACGTGCCCGACGCCGACAATGACCGGCTCCGGGCGCTCGAGGGCCCCATCAACGACGCGATCGCGCAGGACCTGCCCCTCCGCTTTACGTACGTTCCGATGGCCGAGGCGCTCGCCCAGCGGGGGCTCATCCGCACGCAGGCGGTGGCCCCGCCCCCCACCCCCGACGGTCTGATCCGCATCGTCGAGATCGCGGACCTGGACCGGCAAGCCTGCGGGGGGACGCATCTCGCCGCCACCGGAAGCTCCCCGCCCATCCGCATCCTCAAGATCGACAACAAGGGGCGTCACAACCGACGGGTGAAGATCGGCCTCGTCGCGCCCCCGACGGGCCCCTGACGCGGGCACAAACTCCTTGACGCTCGGGCGGGGCGGGGGGTACACAGGAAGCGCCCTGCGCTGTGCGTGATGTCGGGGGGAAGTTTCAACCTCGTTTACATGCAGGACGCCGTGCAAGAGGGTGGTGCGCATGCCCCTCGTAGAGGGGAAGCCTAAAGCCCTCCTTTTGGCGCCCACCTGGTACATACCAGGTTCGAAACACCACCGGCACACGGCA
This window of the Candidatus Methylomirabilota bacterium genome carries:
- the pheS gene encoding phenylalanine--tRNA ligase subunit alpha — encoded protein: MKGDPRVQQIHDRALAEIAGARSTSDLEALRVRVLGRSGELTALLRSLGSLPAAERPKVGQQANEVKQALEAALTARIETLKDEERRRARESERIDLTLPGRYTPPGAVHPLTRVLDEIISIFAGLGFSVAEGPEAETDYYNFSALNFPDDHPARDMQDTLHLAGGALLRTHTSPVQIRTMLGRKPPVRTISPGKVYRRDLTDATHSPMFHQVEGLAVDRHITMADLKATLELFAKQMFGARSRLRFRPSFFPFTEPSAEADVLCFKCGGDGCRFCKQGGWLEILGSGMVHPNVLRNVGYDPEEVTGWAFGMGVERIAILKYEVDDIRLFFENDLRFLGQFAPVTVAAP
- the pheT gene encoding phenylalanine--tRNA ligase subunit beta, whose translation is MKISYRWLREYVDTDLPPAVLADRLTNAGIPVEGVTPLVEGLGGVVVAEIESIEREVPGAGGHVNRLCRVALPDRTLSVLCGAPNAVVGLRTALAPPGATLPGGRAIGVATIRGTRSEGMLCSEKELGIGDDGDGILALPADAPLGTDLVTYLGLDDTIFEIEITPNRPDALSIVGVAREVAAVTGAPFRFPQVAVKESEPEAAALATVEIADPDLCPRYAARVITGLTVKPSPPWLAQRLRAVGLRPINNVVDVTNYVMWELGQALHAFDHAALDGARIVVRRARPGERITTLDGRTRALSPDMLVIADAGRPVGLAGVMGGGDSEVRSETTTVLLEAACFNGASVRRTSRALGLATDAAYRFERGSDIEAVIPAVNRAALLMADLGGGTVARGVIDVYPAPRAHSRIALRLERVERVVGAVPPRAEVIRILQALGFAVDDSGPVLQVVVPSFRRDIVQEDDLVEEIVRIWGYDKIPQQLAPAGELSPVTRPADQLLAERAGGALVDAGLSECITYSFLDPARLKALGWDDPGRLVALLNPLSAERSIMRPSLVPGLLEVLATNAHRQRPDVRVFETGVTFAPHREHDGDRPMHEELWLGVALTGQRAARAWHASRERVDLYDAKGMAELVLATAGVTGAVTEPWPAGEEPGYFEPGRAARLLVDGAEIARFGEVAHRAREVFDLAAPVFVAEVSLSALVARAPAVPRFIPLPRFPAVQRDLALVVGDDVTVAQVEAAIRSLAVAWLVDLALFDVYSGSQVGPGKRSLAWSLTYQAVDRTLTDAEVNEAHGRLVRELAARFGAEVRGA
- a CDS encoding cell division protein ZapA; this encodes MAEPRRVDVEILGQRYAIRSEAPPDYVRQLVAYVEKRVQEIRGDAPGQDTTKVLVLTALDITDELFRLRDEQGKGDIDVTARLGQLIKLLDAVVPPSR
- a CDS encoding alanyl-tRNA editing protein, with amino-acid sequence MAHLLCHAEPDTLILDTDVLDAQPGRVLLKRSPFYPGGGGQPPDRGALEWNGGVTAVKGFEPGIEGVWHLLADEVELTGPIRATVDPAFRRLMRSVHTDTHILNAFVFRAFNGALVTGVQIGEDGTARMDFDVPDADNDRLRALEGPINDAIAQDLPLRFTYVPMAEALAQRGLIRTQAVAPPPTPDGLIRIVEIADLDRQACGGTHLAATGSSPPIRILKIDNKGRHNRRVKIGLVAPPTGP